From a region of the Solanum stenotomum isolate F172 chromosome 2, ASM1918654v1, whole genome shotgun sequence genome:
- the LOC125856222 gene encoding UPF0481 protein At3g47200-like gives MAHSIESTSIATEINEIERRKEHHLIEIKETNNIIGNLLKNLRNSSIELCIIFKVNVGLRESNSSAYTPKMISIGPYHRKNPRLDPMKEHKLLYLRRLLQRKEGLGLNDCISELHKLKEEALKCYKDIKQLHGTYDDFLSMLLLDGCFVVQFIRETYCERGPVGEARIISDDRASYIFRDLMLLENQLPFFVVNKLHSMTKEVNESSLVILVNYLCTSYFGSMVKRTWASECNNVGNIKHLLHLLHIFSCTEINPKEKSNNYETTYKVMPNATELSEAGVSFAKVNGITSLFDINFNNGFMKIPCFQVDDGTETILRNLIAYEQQSYDVRPKYFTDYAAFIDHLIDSEKDVNLLRQKGIIVNLTGDDKNVASLINKIGNGVTRLTALSDPAYYPSSD, from the exons ATAGAAAGGAGGAAAGAACATCATTTGATCGAGATAAAGGAGACAAACAACATAATTGGTAATTTGCTTAAGAATTTACGCAATTCAtctattgaattgtgtatcatATTCAAAGTAAATGTGGGGCTACGTGAATCAAATTCATCTGCTTATACACCAAAGATGATCTCTATTGGTCCTTACCATAGGAAAAATCCTCGACTTGATCCAATGAAAGAGCACAAACTATTGTACTTACGACGATTACTTCAACGGAAGGAGGGGCTTGGTTTGAATGATTGCATCAGTGAATTGCATAAACTAAAGGAGGAAGCACTAAAGTGTTACAAAGATATAAAACAGCTGCACGGGACATATGATGATTTTCTCTCAATGTTGTTGCTTGACGGTTGTTTTGTAGTTCAGTTTATTCGAGAGACGTATTGTGAAAGGGGTCCAGTAGGAGAAGCCAGGATTATCAGTGATGATCGTGCAAGTTACATATTTCGAGACTTGATGTTACTAGAAAACCAACTTCCTTTCTTTGTCGTCAACAAGCTTCATTCCATGACAAAGGAAGTTAACGAATCATCATTGGTAATACTGGTGAATTATTTGTGTACCTCCTATTTTGGTAGCATGGTAAAAAGGACCTGGGCATCGGAATGTAATAATGTTGGAAATATCAAACATTTACTTCATCTACTACACATATTTTCATGTACTGAGATTAATCCCAAGGAAAAGTCAAATAATTATGAAACAACGTATAAGGTTATGCCAAATGCAACGGAGCTTTCCGAAGCTGGAGTTAGCTTTGCAAAGGTCAATGGTATAACAAGtttatttgatataaatttCAACAATGGATTTATGAAAATCCCTTGTTTTCAAGTCGATGATGGTACAGAAACCATCTTGCGAAATCTCATTGCTTATGAGCAACAATCATATGATGTACGACCTAAATATTTCACTGATTATGCTGCTTTCATAGATCATCTTATCGACTCAGAAAAAGATGTGAATTTGCTTCGCCAAAAAGGAATCATAGTGAACTTGACGGGAGACGACAAAAACGTGGCTAGCCTCATCAACAAAATCGGAAATGGGGTCACGAG gttgacagctttATCAGATCCGGCTTATTACCCATCT